The proteins below come from a single Prochlorococcus marinus CUG1415 genomic window:
- the argS gene encoding arginine--tRNA ligase gives MLIIFKELTQHFEQSLLDSLEKNDKKGEFENLRKNLITKSTKEEFGDYQCNVCLSLSKIYKKKPREISNDFVNLLDKNKGISKLCKSLDIAGPGFINIKLKDEVLINEIKSNIQCKRAGIPLIKKDLDSGLSNKVIVDFSSPNIAKEMHVGHLRSTIIGDSISRIFELRGYEVLRLNHVGDWGTQFGMLITQLKDLYSNDLEEIGRIKISDLVEFYKASKKRFDNEYEFQKRSREEVVKLQSGDNKSIQAWKLLCDQSRKEFDEIYKNLKIKIIERGESFYNPFLKSVIEDLNLKKILVENQGAKCVFLDGMTNKEGKPLPLIIQKQDGGFNYATTDLAAIRYRFNQAPNGDDASRIIYVTDHGQANHFAGVFQVAKKAKWIPEKCQVDHVPFGLVQGIDGKKLKTREGETIRLKDLLKEAVRRAKEDLLKRLEDEDRYETKEFIENTSRIIGLGAVKYADLSQNRITNYQFSFDKMLSLNGNTAPYLLYTFVRISGIKRKSDFVYDSKDFQYINYEHKSEWKLIRKLLRFDEVIISIEKDLMPNRLCSYLFELCQTFNRFYDQVPILKEEKYIKISRLNLCDLTAKTLKLSLDLLGIETLERM, from the coding sequence ATGCTAATCATTTTTAAAGAATTAACACAACACTTTGAACAATCTCTTTTAGATAGTCTTGAAAAAAATGATAAAAAAGGAGAATTCGAAAATCTTAGAAAAAATTTAATTACAAAATCAACAAAAGAAGAGTTTGGTGATTATCAATGCAATGTTTGTTTAAGTTTATCTAAAATATATAAAAAGAAACCAAGAGAGATTTCTAATGATTTTGTTAATCTTTTAGATAAAAATAAAGGCATATCAAAATTATGCAAGAGTCTAGACATAGCAGGGCCTGGATTTATAAATATAAAATTAAAAGATGAAGTTCTGATAAATGAAATCAAATCAAATATTCAATGCAAAAGGGCTGGCATACCACTAATTAAAAAAGATTTAGATAGTGGTTTGTCTAATAAGGTTATTGTAGATTTTTCTAGTCCTAATATTGCTAAAGAAATGCACGTGGGGCATTTAAGATCAACAATAATAGGTGACTCAATATCCAGAATTTTCGAGTTAAGAGGTTATGAAGTCTTAAGACTCAATCATGTTGGTGATTGGGGAACACAATTTGGAATGCTTATTACTCAGCTCAAAGATTTATATTCAAATGATCTAGAAGAAATAGGTAGGATCAAGATAAGTGATTTAGTTGAATTTTATAAAGCATCAAAAAAAAGATTTGATAATGAATATGAATTCCAAAAAAGATCTAGGGAGGAAGTAGTAAAGTTACAAAGTGGAGATAATAAATCTATTCAAGCCTGGAAATTGTTATGTGATCAATCGAGAAAGGAATTTGATGAAATCTATAAAAATTTAAAAATAAAAATAATAGAAAGAGGTGAATCTTTTTATAATCCATTCTTAAAGTCAGTTATTGAGGATTTGAATTTAAAAAAAATACTCGTAGAAAATCAAGGAGCAAAATGTGTATTTTTAGATGGGATGACTAATAAAGAAGGCAAACCTTTACCGCTAATTATTCAAAAACAAGATGGCGGTTTTAATTATGCCACTACAGATCTTGCTGCTATAAGATACAGATTCAATCAAGCTCCTAATGGGGATGATGCTTCAAGAATTATTTATGTAACTGATCATGGACAAGCAAATCATTTTGCTGGAGTTTTTCAAGTTGCAAAAAAAGCAAAATGGATCCCGGAGAAGTGTCAAGTAGACCACGTCCCTTTTGGGTTAGTTCAAGGAATTGATGGCAAAAAACTAAAGACAAGAGAAGGTGAGACAATACGTCTAAAAGATTTATTAAAAGAAGCGGTTAGAAGAGCAAAAGAAGATTTATTGAAAAGATTAGAAGATGAAGATCGTTACGAGACCAAAGAATTTATTGAAAATACTTCAAGAATTATTGGATTAGGAGCTGTTAAGTATGCAGATTTAAGTCAAAATAGGATTACTAATTATCAATTTAGTTTTGATAAAATGCTTTCCCTTAATGGAAATACTGCTCCATATTTGTTATATACATTTGTAAGAATTTCAGGAATTAAAAGAAAAAGTGATTTTGTTTATGACTCTAAAGATTTTCAATACATAAATTATGAACATAAATCTGAGTGGAAACTTATAAGAAAATTACTTAGGTTCGATGAAGTGATAATCTCTATTGAAAAAGACTTAATGCCAAATAGACTATGCAGTTATCTGTTCGAGCTATGTCAGACTTTTAATAGATTCTATGATCAAGTTCCAATACTCAAAGAAGAAAAATATATAAAAATTTCTAGACTTAATTTATGTGACCTAACTGCAAAAACACTAAAATTAAGTTTAGATCTTCTAGGAATTGAAACTTTAGAAAGAATGTAA
- the nadC gene encoding carboxylating nicotinate-nucleotide diphosphorylase yields the protein MDLNTPIISKFIDNWIDEDIGRGDLTSPSITEENGNAYWIAKEDGIFCGVEIIKEIFKKIDSNISSKFNISDGDKFFKDQKLLEIYGPSKSLLASERVSLNLAMHLSGISTYTKNLVNKLEGTNIKLADTRKTTPGLRIFEKYAFKCGGGVNHRMGLYDAAMIKENHIAWTDNLKNAVKKIRLNSPFTTHIIIEAENIEQAKEAILAGADSVLLDELSPEIIKTNVQELRDLSMYSLKKEVNKNLIIEVSGINPKEISKYLIKGIDLISTSSSITKSNWIDLSMRYIN from the coding sequence GTGGATTTAAATACTCCAATAATAAGTAAGTTCATTGATAATTGGATCGATGAAGATATAGGAAGAGGAGATCTAACAAGTCCTTCTATTACAGAAGAGAATGGTAATGCATATTGGATTGCGAAAGAAGATGGTATATTTTGTGGTGTTGAAATTATAAAAGAAATTTTTAAAAAAATTGATTCAAATATCAGTTCAAAATTTAATATCTCTGATGGGGATAAATTTTTTAAAGATCAAAAACTCCTGGAAATATATGGACCTTCAAAAAGTTTGCTCGCTAGTGAAAGGGTAAGCCTAAATTTAGCAATGCATTTATCTGGAATATCAACATATACAAAGAATCTTGTAAATAAGTTAGAAGGCACAAATATAAAATTAGCAGATACTAGAAAAACGACTCCTGGCTTAAGAATATTTGAAAAATATGCATTCAAATGCGGAGGTGGAGTGAATCATAGAATGGGATTATACGATGCCGCTATGATAAAAGAAAATCACATTGCATGGACAGATAATCTGAAGAATGCAGTAAAAAAAATTCGACTAAATTCCCCTTTTACAACTCATATCATAATTGAAGCTGAGAATATCGAACAGGCAAAAGAAGCAATATTAGCAGGAGCAGATAGTGTCTTATTAGATGAACTTAGCCCAGAAATAATCAAAACAAACGTTCAAGAATTAAGAGATTTATCAATGTATAGCTTAAAAAAAGAAGTCAATAAAAATTTGATAATAGAAGTTTCTGGAATTAACCCTAAAGAAATTAGTAAATATCTAATAAAAGGTATTGATTTGATTTCAACAAGTTCTTCAATTACCAAAAGTAATTGGATTGATTTAAGTATGCGTTATATTAATTAA
- the mnmE gene encoding tRNA uridine-5-carboxymethylaminomethyl(34) synthesis GTPase MnmE has protein sequence MDLILTTEDTIAAIATAISIGKGGVAIIRVSGKDSINSCKKIVQTKSKYAWESHRVFHGFIKENKNNKFIDEVLILVMKSPNSFTGEDVVEIHCHGGIILVNKVLKILLSSNSKIRLANPGEFSQRAFLNGKIDLTQAESINQLINASNIRSAELAFGGAQGEIKKKIDDIKNDLINELCEIEARVDFEEDFTEFNYNKYRKNIKKVKEKIELLIENAKRNSYIHNGISIALIGKTNVGKSSLINLLAKKETAIVTNIPGTTRDVIEVNLNINDIPMKIIDTAGIRETQEQIESIGIKKSFEKIKESDFIIYIYSLEEGFHEEDKKIIKEIPKEKLITILGNKKDLIDSKNIKSNQLKNSILMSIKNNDGERLLIDTIIKKCGLKQVENINIFLNERHLTNLSACLSNLNDTDEIIKNKLPFDLLSIELRDGIQNLSKITGQELTEELLENIFSKFCIGK, from the coding sequence ATGGATTTGATACTTACTACAGAAGATACGATAGCAGCAATTGCTACAGCTATAAGTATAGGGAAAGGTGGAGTTGCGATAATAAGAGTATCAGGGAAAGACTCAATAAATTCTTGCAAAAAGATTGTTCAAACTAAATCTAAATATGCATGGGAATCACATAGAGTTTTTCATGGTTTTATTAAGGAAAATAAAAACAATAAATTTATAGACGAGGTTTTAATTTTAGTAATGAAATCACCAAATAGCTTCACAGGAGAGGATGTTGTTGAAATACATTGCCATGGAGGAATTATCTTAGTAAATAAAGTTCTAAAGATATTATTATCTAGTAATTCTAAAATTAGACTTGCAAATCCAGGAGAATTTAGTCAACGAGCTTTTCTCAATGGAAAAATAGACCTTACTCAAGCCGAGTCAATTAATCAATTAATTAACGCAAGTAATATCAGATCAGCGGAGTTAGCTTTTGGGGGGGCTCAAGGAGAAATAAAGAAAAAAATTGATGATATTAAAAATGACCTTATAAATGAACTTTGCGAGATAGAAGCAAGAGTTGATTTTGAAGAAGACTTCACAGAGTTTAATTACAACAAATATCGAAAAAACATTAAAAAAGTAAAAGAAAAAATAGAATTATTAATAGAAAATGCAAAAAGAAATTCATATATTCACAATGGAATATCCATTGCGCTTATAGGCAAAACCAATGTGGGTAAGAGCTCTTTAATAAATTTGCTTGCAAAAAAAGAGACAGCAATCGTAACTAATATTCCTGGAACAACTAGAGATGTTATTGAAGTGAATTTAAATATTAATGACATTCCAATGAAAATAATTGATACTGCTGGCATAAGAGAAACTCAGGAACAAATTGAAAGTATTGGAATAAAAAAAAGCTTTGAAAAAATAAAAGAGTCAGATTTTATAATTTATATTTATAGTCTTGAAGAAGGATTTCATGAAGAAGACAAAAAAATAATAAAAGAAATCCCCAAAGAAAAATTAATTACTATTTTGGGTAATAAAAAAGATTTAATTGATTCTAAAAATATTAAGTCAAATCAGTTAAAAAACTCAATTCTTATGAGCATTAAGAATAATGATGGTGAAAGATTATTAATCGATACGATCATAAAAAAATGCGGATTAAAACAAGTAGAAAATATCAATATATTTTTAAACGAAAGACATCTAACGAATTTGTCTGCTTGTCTATCTAATTTAAATGATACTGATGAAATAATAAAAAATAAATTGCCATTTGATTTGTTATCAATAGAACTGAGAGATGGAATTCAAAACTTATCTAAAATAACTGGTCAAGAATTAACAGAGGAACTTCTAGAAAATATTTTTTCTAAGTTTTGTATTGGTAAATAA
- a CDS encoding DUF2062 domain-containing protein yields the protein MRSKRDISFKKILSLFRHQNGSPFFNAKGLAIGVFSGCFPFFGFQTLIGVFFAKLAKGNIVLAAIGTWISNPFTYIPLYYFNYKVGSIFLNTSSNKIIEKSFVIDDLWKQGTIFSLKLLIGSSFVGFLLALICGSIVFLIYKIKITR from the coding sequence ATGAGATCTAAAAGAGATATTAGCTTTAAAAAAATTCTATCATTATTTAGGCATCAGAATGGGAGTCCTTTCTTTAATGCTAAAGGTTTAGCTATAGGTGTATTTAGTGGTTGCTTTCCTTTCTTTGGGTTTCAGACTTTAATAGGGGTATTTTTTGCGAAACTAGCTAAGGGAAATATTGTTCTAGCTGCAATTGGTACTTGGATCAGCAACCCCTTTACTTACATTCCACTTTATTATTTCAACTATAAAGTTGGTTCTATTTTTTTAAATACCTCTTCTAATAAAATAATTGAAAAAAGTTTTGTTATTGATGACTTATGGAAACAAGGTACAATTTTTTCACTAAAGCTACTAATAGGTTCATCTTTTGTTGGTTTTTTATTAGCTTTGATTTGTGGCAGTATTGTTTTTTTGATCTACAAGATAAAAATTACAAGATAG
- a CDS encoding RelA/SpoT family protein, with product MSEAAANSKEKNEIEVSKTILPENKKYERESLNYQIKIPDWLLNDINNFEQSNKENDDNQNLIVKAFKLAYKAHDGQFRASGEPYIIHPVAVANLLKEIGASSSVIAAGLLHDVVEDTGVDLSEIETNFGLEVKILVEGVTKLGGIHFNNRTEAQAENLRKMFMAMASDIRVVLVKLADRLHNMRTIEWLNDERKKRIARETREIYAPLANRLGINRFKWELEDLAFKFLEPKEYQDLKDQIAVKRSDREKRLKVTLNLMKENLVSAGLNNFEITGRPKHLYGIWSKMERQQKQFNEIYDVAALRIIVDNSDSCYRALAVVHDTFKPIPGRFKDYIGLPKPNGYQSLHTSVIGRHRPIEVQIRTTSMHQIAEYGIAAHWQYKEGGSPAKSNAERFNWLRQLVEWQQEGNEGDHNDYLASIKEDLFDEEVFVITPKGDVVGLRKGSTAIDFAYRIHSEVGNHCNGIRINEKLSPLSTSLQNGDFIEILTNNNATPSLDWLNFVVTPTAKNRIRQWYKKSHRDETIKRGRELLEKEVGKNGFETLLAGDAMKKVANRCNLKNTEDLLASLGFGGLTLHQVLNRLREEIKLQTEDIKNNSDSEIAKSLKSISNFSTNQPHLKTKSPISGIEGLDYRIGKCCTPLPGEDIVGTVSLGNHGITIHRSDCENVMPIPIERRLPVGWNQDNKTRANIFPIQLRIEVIDRVGVLKDILMRLSDKGINVSDANVKTAYGKPAIINLCVGLESYNQLQKTIDQIKSMADVLDIARIGQS from the coding sequence ATGTCTGAGGCAGCTGCAAATTCAAAAGAAAAAAACGAAATTGAAGTTTCCAAAACTATTTTGCCTGAAAATAAAAAATATGAAAGGGAATCTTTGAATTATCAAATAAAAATACCCGATTGGCTTCTTAACGATATTAATAATTTTGAACAATCAAATAAAGAAAATGATGATAATCAAAACCTTATAGTAAAGGCTTTTAAACTTGCTTATAAAGCTCATGATGGACAATTCCGCGCTAGTGGCGAGCCATACATTATCCACCCAGTTGCCGTAGCAAATCTCCTCAAAGAAATAGGTGCTAGTTCATCTGTTATTGCTGCAGGACTTTTACATGATGTTGTTGAAGATACTGGCGTTGATTTATCCGAAATAGAAACAAATTTTGGATTAGAAGTAAAAATACTTGTGGAGGGTGTAACAAAATTAGGAGGTATTCACTTTAATAACAGGACTGAAGCACAAGCTGAAAATCTTAGAAAAATGTTTATGGCTATGGCTAGCGATATCAGAGTTGTTTTAGTAAAACTGGCAGATAGACTTCATAACATGAGAACAATTGAATGGTTAAATGATGAGAGAAAAAAAAGAATAGCAAGAGAAACAAGAGAGATTTATGCACCTTTAGCTAATCGATTAGGAATAAATAGATTTAAATGGGAATTAGAAGATTTAGCGTTTAAATTTCTGGAACCTAAAGAATATCAAGATCTAAAAGATCAAATCGCTGTCAAAAGGAGTGATAGAGAAAAAAGATTAAAAGTAACCCTGAATCTTATGAAAGAAAACTTAGTCTCAGCGGGTTTAAACAACTTTGAAATAACTGGGAGACCAAAACATCTTTATGGCATCTGGAGTAAAATGGAAAGACAGCAAAAACAGTTTAATGAAATTTATGATGTTGCTGCTCTAAGAATTATCGTTGATAATTCAGATAGTTGTTATAGAGCTTTAGCGGTTGTACATGATACTTTTAAACCAATTCCAGGCAGATTTAAAGACTATATAGGATTGCCAAAACCAAATGGATATCAGTCCTTACATACTTCTGTGATTGGAAGACATCGACCTATTGAAGTTCAAATTAGAACTACTTCCATGCATCAAATTGCGGAATATGGAATTGCTGCGCATTGGCAATATAAAGAGGGTGGTTCTCCTGCTAAAAGCAATGCTGAAAGATTTAATTGGCTAAGACAACTAGTCGAATGGCAACAAGAAGGTAATGAAGGTGATCATAATGATTATTTAGCATCAATTAAAGAAGATTTATTTGATGAAGAAGTATTTGTAATCACTCCTAAAGGAGATGTTGTTGGTTTAAGAAAAGGATCTACAGCAATAGATTTCGCCTACAGAATTCATTCTGAAGTTGGAAATCACTGTAATGGAATAAGAATTAATGAAAAGCTTTCTCCATTATCTACATCACTACAAAATGGGGACTTCATAGAAATCTTGACAAATAATAATGCCACGCCAAGTTTGGATTGGCTGAACTTTGTAGTTACGCCAACTGCTAAAAATAGAATTCGTCAGTGGTATAAGAAAAGCCACCGGGATGAAACAATTAAAAGAGGTAGAGAATTACTCGAAAAAGAAGTAGGTAAAAATGGTTTTGAAACATTGCTTGCTGGTGATGCCATGAAAAAAGTTGCTAATCGATGTAATTTAAAAAATACGGAAGATCTTTTGGCATCTCTTGGTTTTGGGGGTTTAACTTTACATCAAGTATTAAACAGACTAAGAGAAGAAATAAAATTACAGACAGAAGATATAAAAAATAATTCTGATTCTGAAATAGCAAAATCTCTTAAAAGTATTAGTAATTTTTCCACCAATCAACCTCATCTAAAGACTAAATCACCAATTTCTGGGATAGAAGGTCTTGATTACAGAATAGGTAAATGCTGTACGCCACTTCCAGGTGAAGATATAGTTGGAACCGTATCGCTTGGTAACCATGGGATAACCATTCATAGGTCAGATTGTGAAAATGTCATGCCAATTCCAATAGAGAGAAGATTACCTGTTGGATGGAATCAAGATAATAAAACTCGTGCTAATATATTTCCAATTCAGCTGCGAATAGAAGTTATTGATAGGGTTGGAGTTCTTAAAGATATTCTTATGAGGTTATCTGATAAAGGTATAAACGTTAGCGATGCCAATGTTAAAACTGCTTATGGTAAACCAGCTATTATCAATCTCTGCGTAGGTCTAGAAAGTTATAATCAACTTCAAAAAACAATTGACCAAATTAAATCAATGGCAGATGTTTTAGATATTGCCAGAATTGGACAAAGTTAA
- a CDS encoding ABC transporter ATP-binding protein yields the protein MEINKEKILVVKNLTVKYGLKQQPIIKNFNLEIDKGDHLAIIGSSGCGKTTFAKTLVNILPDKATSKGYISISSVDPRKINNKEAQLFRRKNFGFIYQDSIKKLNPLMRVGDHLYELFKTHDQTKSSLIIKKLVKEVFQKVGIEESRLDSFPHQFSGGMRQRVSIAMALALKPKLLIADEPTTSLDTRTSFEIMKEIIQLCNEFDTTLILISHDINLAAKWCKKVAIIEKGSIVEKGNILDIFQSPKSDIGIKLVNASKIVLESNIKNNVLDEVVLEVNNLRHWYKLNSSIFINKWNKALNEVSFKLYKNETLGIVGSSGSGKSTLCRALIGLLKVRGGEIKIYDKNHASKKNKSFKKHNNMQIIFQDPFSSLNPKMTIKNILEDIFFIQKISDKRKIEKEIKFMFRHLSLPFNSEFLNSYPSQLSGGQLQRISLARALLLKPKILICDESVNMLDASVKIEILALLRVLQEKMDLTIIFITHDLGIAKRFCNRLLVMNHGKIVDEGESSTIFIKTKNTYTKSLLNSSLNLII from the coding sequence ATGGAAATAAATAAAGAAAAAATTCTTGTAGTTAAAAATCTTACTGTTAAATATGGTTTAAAACAGCAACCTATCATCAAAAATTTTAATCTTGAAATAGATAAAGGAGATCATTTGGCCATAATAGGATCCTCTGGATGTGGAAAGACTACTTTTGCAAAAACATTAGTAAATATATTGCCTGATAAGGCCACTTCTAAAGGGTATATATCGATTTCTAGTGTAGATCCCAGGAAAATAAATAACAAAGAAGCACAATTATTTAGAAGAAAAAATTTTGGATTTATATATCAAGATTCTATAAAAAAACTTAATCCACTTATGAGAGTTGGGGATCACTTATATGAATTGTTTAAAACTCATGATCAAACTAAATCATCTTTAATTATTAAAAAATTAGTAAAAGAAGTTTTTCAAAAAGTAGGAATTGAAGAAAGCAGACTTGATTCTTTCCCGCATCAATTTAGCGGTGGAATGAGACAGAGAGTTTCTATAGCAATGGCTCTTGCTTTAAAACCTAAATTACTAATAGCTGATGAACCTACAACAAGCTTAGATACCAGAACAAGTTTTGAAATCATGAAAGAAATAATTCAGTTATGTAATGAATTCGATACTACTTTAATTTTAATTAGTCACGATATTAATCTTGCAGCAAAGTGGTGTAAAAAAGTTGCAATAATTGAAAAAGGATCGATTGTTGAAAAAGGAAATATATTAGATATTTTTCAATCACCAAAATCAGATATTGGGATAAAGTTAGTAAATGCCTCAAAAATAGTATTAGAATCAAATATTAAAAATAATGTTCTAGATGAGGTCGTTCTAGAAGTAAATAACTTAAGACATTGGTATAAATTAAATTCTTCGATTTTTATAAATAAATGGAATAAGGCTTTAAATGAAGTTAGTTTTAAATTATATAAGAATGAGACTCTTGGAATAGTTGGTTCTTCAGGCAGCGGTAAAAGTACATTATGTAGGGCTTTAATTGGACTTCTGAAAGTAAGAGGTGGTGAAATAAAAATTTATGATAAAAATCACGCATCGAAAAAAAATAAATCTTTTAAAAAGCACAATAATATGCAAATTATTTTTCAAGATCCTTTTTCAAGTTTGAATCCGAAAATGACAATTAAAAATATTTTGGAAGATATATTTTTTATTCAAAAAATCTCAGATAAAAGAAAAATTGAAAAAGAAATAAAATTCATGTTTAGACATTTAAGTCTTCCTTTTAATAGTGAATTTTTAAATTCTTATCCTAGCCAATTATCTGGTGGTCAATTGCAAAGAATTTCATTAGCCAGAGCGCTATTGTTGAAACCAAAAATTTTGATTTGTGATGAGAGCGTTAATATGTTAGATGCTTCAGTAAAAATAGAAATTCTTGCATTACTTAGAGTCTTGCAAGAAAAAATGGATTTAACCATTATCTTTATTACACATGATTTAGGTATTGCTAAAAGATTTTGTAATAGGTTGCTAGTCATGAATCACGGAAAGATAGTTGATGAAGGAGAAAGTTCTACAATATTCATTAAAACTAAAAACACCTATACAAAATCTCTTCTAAATTCTTCTTTAAATCTTATTATTTAG
- a CDS encoding RluA family pseudouridine synthase — protein sequence MELDNQNSFGIGEGELIEIIYELPLPMRLDRWLVSKRPEQSRARIQHFINSGLVLVNYKTAKAKTPLKIGDNVQIWMPPPEPLVYLKPEKMDLEILFEDEHIIVINKQSGLIVHPAPGHKSGTLVNGLLFHCNDLPGINGKLRPGIVHRLDKDTSGCMVVAKSQEALVNLQKQIKEKIASREYIAVIHGAPNSEEGQIVGHIGRDKFNRLKYKVVEEASGRYACTYWKLKERLGNYSLMNFKLDTGRTHQIRVHCAHINHPIVGDPLYGRCKKLPCKLKGQALHAFKLGLIHPINGKEMIFEAGLPLDFKKLLNVLKAK from the coding sequence ATGGAATTAGATAATCAAAATTCTTTCGGCATTGGAGAGGGTGAACTTATTGAAATTATTTATGAGCTACCTCTTCCGATGAGACTAGATAGATGGTTGGTAAGTAAAAGGCCAGAACAAAGTAGAGCAAGAATTCAACATTTTATCAATTCAGGATTAGTACTTGTAAACTATAAGACTGCGAAAGCAAAGACCCCATTAAAAATTGGCGACAATGTTCAAATCTGGATGCCTCCTCCAGAACCTCTTGTATATTTGAAACCTGAAAAAATGGATTTAGAAATCCTTTTTGAAGACGAGCACATCATAGTAATCAATAAACAATCAGGACTTATTGTTCATCCAGCCCCAGGACACAAATCAGGAACTCTAGTCAATGGATTACTTTTTCACTGTAATGATCTTCCTGGAATTAATGGGAAACTAAGACCTGGTATTGTTCACAGATTAGATAAAGATACCTCCGGATGTATGGTGGTAGCAAAAAGCCAAGAAGCACTGGTAAATCTCCAGAAACAAATAAAAGAAAAAATAGCTTCACGCGAATATATTGCAGTAATACATGGAGCACCTAATTCTGAAGAAGGCCAAATAGTGGGGCACATTGGAAGAGATAAATTCAATAGATTGAAATATAAAGTAGTTGAAGAAGCTTCAGGAAGATACGCCTGCACTTATTGGAAATTAAAAGAAAGATTAGGTAATTACTCATTAATGAATTTCAAATTAGATACTGGTCGAACGCATCAAATAAGAGTTCATTGCGCTCACATTAATCATCCTATTGTGGGTGATCCTTTATATGGAAGATGCAAAAAACTTCCATGTAAATTAAAGGGCCAAGCATTACATGCTTTTAAGCTTGGCCTTATACATCCAATCAATGGTAAAGAAATGATATTTGAAGCAGGATTACCATTAGATTTTAAAAAATTACTAAACGTGCTTAAAGCTAAATAA
- the ylqF gene encoding ribosome biogenesis GTPase YlqF, which produces MDIPKIQWYPGHIAKAEKKLSEVINKVDLVIEVRDARIPISTGHPHLNKWINNKKHILVINRSDMITPDTITSWNKWFNEKDQYPHWCDAKRGIGIKEICKSAKESRSSIDARRIARGMRIRPIRALTLGFPNVGKSALINRIAKKRVVDSARKAGVTRNLRWIKLDSGIDLLDAPGVIPPNLENQKSALNLALCDDIGEAAYEIESVAIGFIKIMSTLNKDKNANISVKQISNRYGVDITKGFESPSDWIDEAASKHTSGDKRRMSHKLLEDYRNQMLGKIALEVPPWN; this is translated from the coding sequence GTGGACATACCCAAAATTCAATGGTATCCAGGCCATATCGCAAAAGCAGAAAAAAAATTATCTGAAGTCATCAATAAAGTAGATTTAGTTATAGAAGTTAGAGATGCACGAATCCCAATATCAACAGGTCACCCACATTTAAATAAATGGATCAACAATAAAAAACATATTCTTGTTATTAATAGATCAGACATGATCACTCCTGACACAATAACTAGTTGGAATAAATGGTTTAATGAAAAAGATCAATATCCGCATTGGTGTGATGCTAAAAGAGGTATAGGTATTAAAGAAATTTGTAAATCTGCAAAAGAATCTAGATCATCAATTGATGCTAGAAGGATTGCTAGAGGTATGAGAATAAGGCCAATAAGAGCCCTTACACTTGGTTTCCCAAACGTAGGTAAATCAGCGTTAATTAATAGAATTGCAAAAAAAAGAGTTGTCGATAGTGCTAGGAAAGCTGGAGTGACACGTAATTTAAGATGGATAAAATTAGATAGTGGTATTGATCTACTAGATGCTCCTGGTGTTATACCTCCTAATTTAGAAAATCAAAAATCAGCACTTAATCTTGCACTATGTGACGATATTGGAGAGGCTGCCTATGAAATAGAGAGTGTCGCAATTGGATTTATCAAAATTATGTCCACTCTCAACAAAGATAAAAATGCGAACATCTCAGTAAAACAAATATCAAATAGATATGGGGTTGATATTACAAAAGGCTTTGAGAGTCCTTCTGATTGGATCGATGAAGCAGCCTCAAAACATACCTCAGGCGATAAAAGAAGAATGTCTCATAAATTATTGGAAGATTATAGAAATCAAATGCTTGGTAAAATTGCTTTAGAAGTCCCACCATGGAATTAG